From a region of the Candidatus Zixiibacteriota bacterium genome:
- the rpmG gene encoding 50S ribosomal protein L33, with protein sequence MPRERVILACGECKRRNYVTMKNKRLHPERVEYRKYCSHCNKHTVHKEAR encoded by the coding sequence ATGCCGAGAGAACGTGTCATACTAGCTTGTGGTGAGTGCAAACGTCGTAACTACGTTACGATGAAGAATAAACGGTTGCACCCGGAGCGTGTAGAGTATCGCAAGTATTGCAGTCATTGCAATAAACATACTGTACACAAAGAAGCTAGATAA
- the rplJ gene encoding 50S ribosomal protein L10, with protein MPRQDKIDAVAKYGELFKESNAFFVTDYQGLNVADITALRKKLRESNVRFLIGKNTLFSIAAREANIEGLDQYLEGPTAIAFTSEDPAVAAKILNESFKDKELPKMRVFSLEEELHAGKEIGRLADLPSKEILYAQLAAAVGAPLTNLAGALSGLFRKLTGVLMSLEEQKKNEG; from the coding sequence ATGCCCAGACAGGATAAAATAGATGCCGTAGCGAAATACGGCGAGCTGTTTAAGGAATCCAACGCCTTCTTCGTTACCGATTACCAGGGGCTCAACGTGGCGGATATAACCGCTCTGCGTAAGAAATTGCGCGAGTCCAACGTTCGTTTCCTGATCGGTAAGAATACCCTTTTCAGCATCGCTGCCCGCGAAGCGAATATCGAAGGGTTGGATCAATATCTCGAGGGACCGACGGCAATAGCCTTTACATCCGAAGATCCGGCAGTGGCCGCGAAGATCCTGAATGAATCATTCAAGGATAAGGAACTGCCGAAAATGCGGGTGTTCTCACTGGAAGAGGAACTTCACGCCGGTAAAGAGATCGGTCGATTGGCCGACCTGCCGTCGAAGGAAATCCTCTATGCCCAGTTGGCGGCAGCCGTTGGTGCGCCGCTTACGAATTTGGCCGGAGCTTTGTCCGGGTTATTCCGTAAGTTGACGGGTGTGCTGATGTCCCTTGAGGAACAGAAGAAGAATGAGGGCTAA
- the rplK gene encoding 50S ribosomal protein L11 — MAKKIEGYIKLQIPAGAANPAPPVGPALGQRGVNIMEFCKAFNERTKEGKGLLTPVIITVYHDKSFSFITKTPPASTLLLKAAKLKKGSGVPNKDKVGRVTADQVREIAEAKMADLNAADVEAAMRIIEGTARSMGIEVTR; from the coding sequence GTGGCTAAGAAAATCGAAGGGTACATCAAACTGCAGATTCCGGCCGGAGCGGCCAATCCGGCTCCCCCGGTGGGCCCGGCGCTCGGTCAGCGCGGCGTCAATATCATGGAGTTCTGCAAGGCGTTCAACGAGCGGACCAAAGAAGGTAAAGGTCTGTTAACGCCGGTGATCATAACCGTCTACCATGACAAATCGTTCTCCTTCATAACCAAAACCCCGCCCGCGTCGACACTTCTGTTGAAGGCGGCCAAGCTCAAGAAGGGTTCCGGGGTTCCCAATAAAGATAAGGTGGGCAGAGTCACGGCTGACCAGGTGCGCGAGATCGCAGAGGCTAAAATGGCCGATTTGAACGCTGCCGATGTCGAGGCGGCGATGCGAATCATCGAAGGTACCGCGCGCTCGATGGGTATCGAAGTGACTCGTTAG
- the secE gene encoding preprotein translocase subunit SecE gives MEKIKKYLREVVAELRKVTWPTKDELIGSTIVTIVVSFIVAIFIGIVDRILSWGITTIFGGGLGG, from the coding sequence TTGGAGAAGATCAAAAAATACCTCAGAGAGGTTGTCGCGGAGCTTCGTAAGGTCACCTGGCCGACGAAAGATGAGTTGATCGGTTCCACGATCGTTACGATCGTAGTGTCGTTCATCGTGGCGATCTTCATCGGTATCGTCGATCGCATTCTCTCGTGGGGAATCACGACGATTTTCGGCGGGGGTCTTGGAGGGTAA
- the rpoB gene encoding DNA-directed RNA polymerase subunit beta yields the protein MTRKSYGVLADATDMPNLLDVQTQSYEEFLQAEIPPDKRENRGLEQIFREIFPVNDVHENYSLEYVSYHLGPTRYSIEECRERNMSFAAPLKVTMRLIVRDAEKEDKEVKDVIEQDVYLGELPLITEWGTFIINGSERVVVSQLHRSPGVFFDQTTHPNGKELYSARIIPYRGSWVEFAMDINDIMFAYIDSKRKLPVTMLLRAIGFSSDEDIVSEFYKVSRLVFKGKSHEEYEGCFLAETIVDKETGEVVFGVGEPLTETVVDKLQGMGYKQCQMISSTERRETFVILNTLRKDPTKSREEALVKIYSLLRPGEPPTLEMAESLLEKFFFSNKRYDLGEVGRYMINQRMGLNIPLESTTLVNDDFLAIIRYLIGLCNDSGFTDDIDHLGNRRARTVGELLSNLFSVGLSRVARTIRERLSLKDQENVTPQLLVNARTVSSVIETFFGSSQLSQFMDQTNPLSELTHKRRLSALGPGGLTRERAGFEVRDVHHTHYGRLCPIETPEGPNIGLITSLATFARINRYGFLETPYRRVENGEVTNDIHYLSADEEDRHYIANCEEPLDETNHFVHKRIFVRRRSEYPAVSPDEIEYMDVSPRQIVSVAAALIPFLEHDDANRALMGSNMQRQAVPLLRTDAPVVGTGIEAKVAADAGAVIRSKHAGEVVFVDSTRVVIRPQSKTRVGQLGYIEDVEYHLTKYRRSNQDTCINYRPTVGPGVEVKVGDIIADGPAVDRGELALGHNTLVAFMPWRGYNFEDAIILSERLVREDIFTSIHIEEYELQVRDTKRGAEEVTREIPNVSEEALLNLDERGIIRIGAEVEAGDILVGKVTPKGETELSPEERLLRAIFGEKAGDVRDASLKAPPGMKGVVIKTQVFSRKERTEEAKKLEKQQVAEIKKDFNLKIHNIEKLRAQRIGELLDDQSSQTVRSAADNAVLIRAGHKFQADFFADYDFANAVAPEGYCKDATINKHVENVLEEAANLIEKKREEMEVEIDKVVRGAELPPGVKQLVKVTIAIRRKISVGDKMAGRHGNKGVVSRIVPIEDMPYQADGIPVDIILNPLGVPSRMNVGQILETHLGWAAMALGEHVATPVFEGASIEQIKEKLASAGLPEDGKLTLYDGLTGNAFDNRITVGYIYILKLSHLVDDKIHARSIGPYSLVTQQPLGGKAQFGGQRFGEMEVWALEAYGAAYALQEMLTVKSDDVTGRSRVYEAIVKGENPPEPGYPEAFNVLIKELQALGLDVKLLEE from the coding sequence TTGACACGGAAAAGTTACGGTGTGCTGGCGGACGCCACTGATATGCCCAACCTGTTGGACGTTCAGACCCAGTCATACGAAGAATTTCTACAAGCCGAAATACCTCCGGACAAAAGGGAAAACAGAGGTCTCGAGCAGATCTTCAGAGAGATTTTCCCGGTTAACGATGTTCACGAGAATTACTCGCTGGAATACGTCAGTTACCATCTGGGACCGACGCGTTATTCGATCGAGGAATGCCGTGAACGCAATATGAGCTTTGCCGCTCCGCTCAAGGTTACGATGCGTTTGATCGTTCGTGACGCCGAGAAGGAAGACAAGGAAGTCAAGGATGTAATCGAGCAGGATGTTTATCTCGGCGAGCTGCCCCTTATCACTGAATGGGGGACTTTTATCATCAACGGCTCGGAGCGCGTGGTTGTCAGTCAGTTGCACCGTAGTCCCGGTGTCTTTTTCGACCAGACAACTCACCCTAACGGTAAAGAGTTGTATTCTGCACGCATTATCCCGTACCGTGGAAGCTGGGTCGAATTCGCCATGGATATCAACGATATCATGTTCGCTTATATCGACTCCAAACGGAAGCTCCCGGTTACCATGCTTCTTAGAGCGATCGGTTTCTCCAGCGATGAGGATATCGTAAGCGAATTTTACAAAGTGTCCCGGCTCGTTTTCAAGGGCAAGTCGCATGAAGAGTACGAGGGATGTTTCCTGGCCGAGACGATCGTTGACAAAGAAACCGGTGAAGTGGTCTTCGGTGTCGGCGAACCGCTGACGGAAACAGTCGTAGACAAACTGCAGGGAATGGGGTACAAACAGTGCCAGATGATTTCTTCCACGGAACGTCGTGAAACGTTTGTTATTCTGAATACCCTCAGGAAGGATCCGACCAAGAGCCGTGAAGAAGCTCTGGTAAAAATATACTCACTGCTTCGTCCGGGTGAGCCGCCCACGCTGGAAATGGCCGAGTCACTGCTGGAGAAGTTCTTTTTCTCCAACAAGCGCTATGATCTCGGTGAAGTCGGTCGCTACATGATCAACCAGCGGATGGGACTCAATATCCCGCTTGAATCCACGACCCTGGTCAATGATGATTTTCTTGCGATTATCCGCTACCTGATCGGTTTGTGTAATGACTCCGGTTTCACCGATGATATCGATCATCTGGGCAATCGCCGGGCGCGAACGGTTGGGGAGCTGCTGTCGAATTTATTCTCAGTAGGTCTTTCCCGCGTGGCTCGAACTATCCGCGAGCGGCTTTCGCTCAAAGATCAGGAAAACGTAACCCCGCAGTTGCTGGTCAACGCCCGTACCGTTTCATCCGTAATCGAGACATTCTTTGGATCCTCGCAGCTCTCGCAGTTCATGGACCAGACCAATCCGCTGTCTGAGTTGACGCATAAACGTCGTTTGTCCGCTCTCGGTCCGGGTGGTTTGACGCGTGAACGAGCCGGCTTTGAGGTCCGTGACGTACACCACACGCATTATGGCCGTCTTTGTCCGATTGAGACTCCGGAAGGTCCGAACATCGGTCTGATTACCTCGTTGGCTACCTTTGCCCGTATCAACCGTTACGGTTTTCTCGAAACACCGTATCGTCGCGTGGAAAATGGCGAAGTCACGAATGATATTCATTATCTGTCGGCGGACGAGGAAGATCGGCATTACATAGCCAATTGCGAAGAGCCGCTTGACGAGACCAATCATTTCGTCCATAAGCGTATCTTCGTACGCCGTCGTTCGGAATATCCGGCGGTTTCACCCGATGAAATCGAATACATGGACGTGTCGCCGAGGCAGATCGTCTCGGTGGCGGCGGCGTTGATTCCGTTCCTCGAACACGACGACGCCAACCGCGCTCTCATGGGTTCGAACATGCAACGCCAGGCAGTACCGCTTCTGCGCACCGATGCTCCGGTCGTGGGAACCGGTATTGAAGCCAAGGTGGCGGCGGATGCCGGAGCGGTGATTCGTTCGAAGCATGCCGGAGAGGTTGTGTTCGTTGACAGCACCCGAGTCGTCATCAGGCCGCAGTCGAAGACGCGAGTCGGTCAGTTGGGATATATCGAAGATGTCGAATATCACCTGACGAAGTACCGCCGTTCCAACCAGGACACCTGTATCAATTATCGTCCGACAGTCGGACCCGGTGTCGAGGTGAAGGTGGGGGATATCATCGCCGACGGCCCGGCCGTTGATCGCGGTGAACTGGCCCTCGGGCATAACACGCTGGTGGCTTTCATGCCCTGGCGCGGTTATAACTTCGAGGATGCGATTATTCTTTCCGAGCGTCTCGTACGCGAGGATATTTTCACTTCGATTCATATCGAGGAATACGAACTGCAAGTCCGCGATACCAAACGCGGCGCGGAAGAAGTAACCCGTGAAATTCCCAACGTATCGGAAGAAGCGCTGCTGAATCTGGACGAACGGGGAATAATACGTATCGGCGCCGAAGTCGAAGCGGGCGACATTCTCGTCGGCAAGGTTACGCCTAAAGGTGAAACCGAGCTGTCTCCGGAGGAGCGTTTGCTCCGAGCTATTTTCGGGGAGAAAGCGGGTGATGTCCGTGATGCCAGTTTGAAGGCGCCGCCCGGTATGAAGGGCGTTGTTATCAAGACACAGGTCTTCAGTCGTAAAGAGCGCACCGAAGAAGCCAAGAAGCTGGAGAAGCAGCAAGTTGCGGAGATCAAGAAGGATTTCAACTTGAAGATCCACAACATCGAGAAGCTGCGAGCGCAACGTATCGGTGAATTGCTGGACGACCAGAGTTCGCAGACGGTTCGTTCGGCTGCCGACAATGCGGTTTTAATCCGTGCCGGTCATAAATTCCAGGCTGACTTCTTTGCCGATTACGATTTTGCCAACGCCGTCGCGCCGGAAGGCTATTGCAAGGACGCCACGATCAACAAGCACGTTGAGAACGTGCTGGAAGAAGCGGCGAACCTGATCGAGAAGAAACGCGAAGAGATGGAAGTCGAGATCGACAAAGTGGTACGCGGTGCGGAACTCCCGCCGGGTGTCAAGCAGTTGGTCAAGGTGACTATCGCTATTCGCCGTAAGATCTCGGTCGGCGATAAGATGGCCGGTCGCCACGGTAACAAGGGTGTCGTTTCACGCATTGTGCCGATCGAAGACATGCCGTACCAGGCTGATGGTATCCCGGTGGATATTATTCTCAATCCGCTTGGCGTCCCGTCCCGTATGAATGTCGGCCAGATTCTGGAGACGCACCTGGGCTGGGCGGCCATGGCTCTCGGTGAGCATGTCGCAACACCGGTGTTCGAGGGAGCCTCGATCGAACAGATCAAGGAAAAACTCGCTTCAGCCGGGTTGCCTGAAGATGGAAAACTCACTCTGTATGACGGTCTCACCGGAAATGCCTTCGATAACCGGATCACCGTCGGATATATATACATTCTCAAACTGTCGCACCTGGTGGATGATAAGATCCACGCCAGGTCGATAGGACCCTATTCGCTGGTTACCCAGCAGCCGTTGGGCGGTAAAGCCCAGTTCGGCGGCCAGCGATTCGGTGAAATGGAGGTCTGGGCGCTCGAGGCTTACGGCGCTGCCTACGCTCTGCAGGAAATGCTGACGGTCAAGTCGGACGACGTGACCGGCCGCAGCCGGGTGTATGAAGCGATCGTCAAGGGCGAAAATCCACCGGAACCGGGTTATCCGGAAGCGTTCAACGTTCTCATTAAGGAACTGCAGGCGCTTGGTTTGGATGTGAAGCTCCTGGAGGAGTAA
- the rplL gene encoding 50S ribosomal protein L7/L12 translates to MANAAIEEIVDKIAALSAMDVADLIKAIEDKFGVTAAAPMAAVAIAAPGAGAAEAEEQTEFDVVLTAVGDKKIQVIKVVREVTSLGLKEAKDLVEAAPTKVKEALSKDEAEKVKAKLEEVGAQVDIK, encoded by the coding sequence GTGGCGAACGCAGCAATAGAAGAAATCGTTGACAAAATTGCGGCTCTGAGCGCAATGGATGTGGCCGATCTGATCAAGGCCATTGAAGACAAGTTTGGCGTAACCGCCGCCGCTCCGATGGCGGCCGTGGCTATCGCGGCTCCAGGCGCCGGCGCTGCCGAAGCCGAAGAGCAGACCGAATTCGACGTCGTGCTCACCGCGGTTGGCGACAAGAAGATCCAGGTTATCAAGGTTGTCCGTGAGGTTACCAGTCTGGGTCTGAAGGAAGCCAAGGACCTGGTGGAAGCCGCTCCGACGAAGGTTAAAGAAGCTCTGTCTAAGGACGAGGCCGAGAAAGTCAAGGCCAAGCTCGAAGAAGTCGGCGCTCAGGTAGATATTAAGTAA
- the rplA gene encoding 50S ribosomal protein L1 → MKRSKNYKAYREKIDRTKAYSLSDAVHLLKENHYVKFDESVEVALRLGVNPKHADQMVRGTVALPHGTGSSVRVLVFAQGEKATEAESSGADFVGGEELAEKILGGWTDFDVAVATPDMMKVCGKLGKVLGPRGLMPNPKTGTVTMDIEKTIKELKAGRIEFRVDKQANIASAVGKLSFDVQKIEENVLAFLDAIMRAKPAAAKGAYLLGASICSSMSPGLKLDHAEMVASLKR, encoded by the coding sequence ATGAAGAGATCAAAAAACTACAAAGCGTATCGCGAGAAAATCGACCGCACCAAAGCCTACTCGCTTTCCGATGCAGTACATCTGCTGAAGGAAAACCATTACGTCAAGTTTGACGAATCGGTCGAAGTCGCTCTGCGTCTTGGCGTAAATCCCAAACATGCCGATCAAATGGTCCGTGGTACGGTGGCCTTGCCTCATGGTACCGGATCATCGGTTCGTGTTCTGGTTTTTGCCCAGGGCGAGAAGGCGACTGAAGCTGAATCCTCGGGCGCCGATTTCGTCGGTGGTGAGGAACTGGCCGAGAAGATTTTGGGCGGTTGGACAGACTTTGATGTCGCCGTAGCGACGCCGGACATGATGAAGGTGTGCGGTAAGCTCGGTAAGGTTCTCGGACCGCGTGGCCTTATGCCCAACCCGAAGACGGGCACGGTGACGATGGATATCGAGAAGACGATCAAAGAGTTAAAGGCGGGACGCATCGAGTTCCGAGTGGACAAGCAAGCCAACATCGCCTCGGCGGTGGGTAAGCTGTCGTTCGATGTTCAGAAGATAGAAGAAAACGTGCTGGCGTTTTTGGATGCCATCATGCGCGCCAAACCGGCTGCAGCCAAAGGCGCCTATCTTTTGGGAGCATCCATTTGTTCCTCGATGAGTCCGGGCTTGAAATTGGACCACGCCGAGATGGTCGCGAGCCTGAAGCGGTAG
- the tuf gene encoding elongation factor Tu, giving the protein MAKEKFERTKPHVNVGTIGHVDHGKTTLTAAMTMVLARKNKTAVRSFDSIDNAPEERERGITIATAHVEYESDKRHYAHVDCPGHADYVKNMITGAAQMDGAILVVSAADGPMPQTREHILLARQVGVPYIVVYMNKVDQVDDPELLDLVELEVRDLLSSYQFPGDDIPVIRGSALEAMTAGADLSKSLDDPAFKSIFELIEALDSYIPEPKRDKDKPFLMPVEDVFSITGRGTVATGRIERGQVKMGETLEIIGIRDTRKTVCTGVEMFKKILDYGEAGDNVGLLLRGIDKDEIERGMVLAQPGSITPHTKFRAEVYVLSKDEGGRHTPFFTGYRPQFYFRTTDVTGVATLQEGVEMVMPGDNVTIDVELITPIAMEKELRFAIREGGRTVGAGVIAEIFE; this is encoded by the coding sequence ATGGCGAAGGAGAAGTTTGAGCGGACCAAGCCGCACGTGAACGTAGGTACGATTGGTCACGTAGATCATGGCAAGACGACGTTGACGGCGGCGATGACGATGGTATTGGCCCGGAAGAACAAGACGGCCGTACGCTCGTTTGATTCGATTGACAACGCCCCCGAGGAGCGCGAGCGGGGAATCACGATCGCGACCGCGCACGTGGAGTATGAGTCAGACAAACGACACTATGCGCACGTGGATTGTCCGGGACACGCGGACTATGTGAAGAACATGATCACGGGAGCGGCCCAGATGGACGGAGCGATTCTGGTGGTAAGCGCCGCCGACGGTCCGATGCCGCAGACGCGTGAGCACATCTTGTTGGCTCGCCAGGTCGGTGTTCCGTACATCGTGGTGTACATGAACAAGGTGGACCAGGTTGACGATCCGGAGTTGCTAGATTTGGTGGAGTTGGAGGTTCGCGATCTTCTTTCGAGCTATCAGTTTCCGGGAGATGATATTCCGGTGATCCGAGGTTCGGCGTTGGAAGCGATGACGGCCGGAGCGGATCTCTCGAAGAGTCTTGATGATCCGGCGTTCAAGTCGATCTTTGAGTTGATCGAGGCGTTGGATAGTTACATTCCTGAGCCCAAGCGCGACAAGGACAAGCCGTTTTTGATGCCGGTCGAGGACGTGTTTTCGATCACGGGTCGCGGAACGGTAGCGACGGGTCGTATTGAGCGTGGCCAGGTGAAGATGGGTGAGACTTTGGAGATCATCGGCATTCGCGACACGCGCAAGACGGTGTGTACGGGTGTCGAGATGTTCAAGAAGATTCTCGATTACGGCGAGGCTGGTGACAACGTAGGTTTGTTGCTTCGCGGTATCGACAAGGACGAGATCGAGCGTGGAATGGTTCTGGCACAGCCTGGTTCGATAACTCCTCACACGAAGTTCCGTGCTGAGGTGTACGTATTGAGCAAGGACGAGGGTGGTCGTCACACGCCGTTCTTTACGGGATATCGTCCTCAGTTTTATTTTCGTACGACGGACGTGACGGGTGTCGCGACGCTTCAGGAAGGCGTCGAGATGGTCATGCCTGGAGACAACGTGACAATAGATGTGGAGTTGATCACGCCGATCGCGATGGAGAAAGAGCTTCGTTTCGCGATTCGTGAAGGCGGCCGAACGGTCGGCGCCGGGGTCATCGCCGAGATTTTTGAATAA
- a CDS encoding NAD(+)/NADH kinase produces MRIGVISNIKREGSDDAIRIILDWARSTGHEIVASPDLEHMRSDELDIGSLQQVTADSDIVVSMGGDGTYLASVRAVGATGTPLLGINLGSLGFLTQLTPEELPAALDAITRGQYRVEERMMLEVSTGGKHRLESPYALNDVVVDNGPISRIIDIDLTVNGEPIVTYRADGLIISTPTGSTAYSLACGGPIMNPSMDGIICTPISPFSLSVRPMIFAASDVLQMRVRSEHEVAGLTLDGQVMAPLVDTDVITVRRASFRTRFIVFPGNSSFYKVLKKKLHWGIVPSARGDED; encoded by the coding sequence ATGAGAATTGGGGTAATTTCCAATATCAAGCGCGAAGGTTCGGATGATGCCATCCGGATCATTTTGGACTGGGCTCGAAGCACCGGGCACGAGATTGTCGCTTCCCCGGACCTCGAGCACATGCGTAGCGACGAGTTAGACATCGGTTCACTTCAACAAGTGACTGCCGATAGTGATATCGTGGTCTCGATGGGAGGCGACGGTACCTATCTGGCTTCGGTCCGCGCGGTGGGAGCTACCGGGACACCCTTGCTGGGGATTAATCTCGGTTCACTGGGATTTCTGACGCAGCTTACTCCCGAAGAACTTCCCGCGGCTCTCGATGCCATCACTCGGGGGCAGTACCGGGTGGAAGAGCGGATGATGCTGGAGGTTTCCACCGGAGGCAAGCATCGGCTCGAAAGCCCGTATGCCTTGAACGATGTGGTCGTAGACAATGGACCAATCAGCCGAATAATCGATATCGATCTGACGGTTAATGGGGAACCGATTGTGACCTATCGGGCCGATGGCCTGATTATCTCGACTCCGACCGGTTCAACCGCTTACTCGCTGGCGTGTGGCGGCCCGATTATGAATCCTTCGATGGATGGGATTATTTGTACGCCGATCTCTCCGTTCAGTCTCTCAGTGCGACCGATGATTTTTGCTGCGTCCGATGTGTTGCAAATGCGGGTGCGGTCGGAGCACGAAGTGGCTGGTTTAACTTTGGATGGACAAGTAATGGCGCCGCTGGTTGATACCGACGTGATTACGGTACGGCGAGCTTCGTTCCGCACTCGTTTCATTGTTTTCCCGGGGAATTCCTCTTTCTATAAAGTGCTCAAGAAGAAGCTGCACTGGGGTATAGTACCATCCGCACGCGGTGATGAAGATTGA
- the nusG gene encoding transcription termination/antitermination protein NusG, with the protein MALRWYAVHTYSGHEHKAKRYLESAIVNAGLEDKFGDVLVPTEEVTEMRQGKRSTTTKKFLPSYILVQMELDKVTQELVVSTPGITNFVGGAGKPIPLKNQEVERIVGQIDKSRTEEPTDIPFQAGDSVKVCDGPFADFTGTVSEVNMERRKVKVMVSIFGRPTPVELDFLQVEIAKK; encoded by the coding sequence ATGGCGCTTCGCTGGTATGCGGTTCACACCTATTCGGGTCATGAACACAAGGCCAAGCGATATCTCGAGTCGGCAATAGTAAATGCCGGTCTGGAGGATAAGTTTGGCGACGTGTTGGTGCCGACCGAAGAGGTCACGGAGATGAGGCAGGGGAAACGGTCGACGACGACCAAGAAGTTTCTTCCCAGCTACATCCTGGTCCAAATGGAATTGGACAAAGTCACACAGGAGTTAGTGGTGTCGACACCCGGTATTACCAATTTTGTCGGTGGCGCCGGTAAGCCGATCCCGCTCAAAAACCAGGAGGTTGAGCGGATTGTCGGCCAGATCGACAAGAGCCGTACCGAAGAACCTACTGATATTCCGTTCCAGGCGGGTGATTCCGTCAAGGTCTGTGACGGACCTTTCGCTGACTTCACCGGGACTGTTAGCGAAGTCAATATGGAACGACGGAAGGTGAAAGTAATGGTTTCCATCTTTGGTCGCCCCACTCCAGTGGAGTTGGATTTCCTGCAGGTGGAAATAGCCAAAAAATAG